Sequence from the Exiguobacterium aurantiacum genome:
TCGCATAGATGTCGTGCGAACCGGCGGCCGTTCCGATTGTGATCGTCTGCAAGCCGTACTTTCGTAGCAACGGGCCTTGCTGGGCGTGGACGTATTGCACTTTCGTCATCGGAATCAACACGTCGTGCGTCGTGATGATGCCGTGATGCAAACGAATCTCGAGCGGCTTTACATCATACGTGAACCGTTCTTGCTTCCACTTTTGGAAGACGACGATGTCGATCACACTATAGATGAGATCGATGGCGAGCAGGACGTACATCGTATATTGGAGCCATGTCGGCCAGTCAAAATAAAGCGCGGCCGCGACGAGCCCTCCTGTGATGACGAGGCCGATGAGATAAAAGATGGCGCTCGACAGTCGGAAGACGGCGCGTGCCTCGATCGGCAATGTGCCGCTGAATGATGTCGGTGTTGTTTCTATGTCTGACATTGGTGTTTCCTCCTAACGATTCGGAGCATGTGTCCGTTCTACCTCTAGTATACGGCGCGCTCCCTAAAAAAGTTTCAAATTGAGGTCGGGAAACTGTTCAACTGCACGCTCATCGATTCAAACCGCGGTCGGTCTTCTGGTTCGACTTGCTGGATAAGGCGGTCGAGTGCGGCGACACCTTCCTCCTGTAGCGCAGCGTCTAGATGACCGGTCAGTTTAATCGACGCGAACGCACTCGACATGACGGCGACGTCACAGTCAAAGCCGTATTCATATGTCGCCCAGTCGTCAGGGCTCGACACATCTCGCTCCATCCAGCCCGAAACGATGTCGTACGCACCGACGAGGAAGTCGATGTCCCGATCTTTTCGGATTGCGTCCTCGAACATCACGAGCACGTCGGCACCTTCATCGCTCCCGAATGGACTGTATTCATCCGTGCAGTCCAAATAATAGTCATCTTGGAAATGAGCATTGAACCGAGGATGTGCCGTGAGTCGGTCCGGTCCGACTTCCGGGTCATCGACATACATCAAGTCGTCCCACTCAATATCGGTCTCGACGTACCCTTTCCGGAGTTTCTGACGAATCAGCTTTTGCGCTTCTTTGCGGCAGATATCCTCGGATTCGAAATACTTAATTTGAACTTTACCAATCGTCCCGAGCTTTCCGTAATGGACGGCAAACGAGTCGGAACCGACGCGGATGTTCCAAAATTTAGAGCTATGCAGTAAGAATGTTTTCATGATTCCTCCGTAGCACGATGATTTGTAGTTCCTTTCATTATGAATGAAGTGGACAAAGAATAAAACTTGGGTTCACCGATGTCCTAAGGTAGTGATGGTTCTTACGAACGGCTTGAATCATATAAAAAAACGTATCTGATTTTTAATCAGATACGTCTCTATACACTAACTGTGGAGTACCCACATGTTGACGTGACACGAGACTCCGTCTTGCAGCAAGATGCCTGTTCGCTCGTCGGGAAAGAACCGTGTCGTAAACGTCGTTGAACCATCGTTTATAAACACTTCAATCGATGATTGATCGATAATGACGTGCAGCTTCGTCAATTCATCGAGTTGGCATTGTCTCACTTCATCCATTCCGGTTTTTAGATGGCGTCTCTTCAACGTAAATCGCTTTGTCTGTTTATTGTAGCTAAGGAACACCTCATCATGAAAATTGAGCGTAAAACAATCGTTGCCCTCGTCTGCGGGTTCGATCATTAGTTCAAGGGTGCCCGATTGAGAATAGGGAATCGTCATTCCGTTCAGCAAATTCCCCTCCCATTTACGTGAGGATCTCATTTCGCTCAACTCTCGCACTGGTGACTGAAGGAGGTTGTGCCCATTCCATCTCAGTTCTCTTGGTATCGTCAACGCATGTACCCAACCATTATGAATCGTGGGATGATAAGCTTCGGTTTCATCACTCATACCCATCCAAGCGATTAAGATGCGACGCCCATCTGGCAGTTTATATGATTGAGGGGCATAAAAATCGAATCCATGATCTAGTTCTCTAAATGGGCCAAACGGCTGTTCAAGATCGACTTGATTGTTTGAACTGACAACATACCCAGATTGAAATAGATTGTGAAAGGACAATCCGATTGGCTCCATCCCTTGGGGCGACATCATCAAAATGTTTTGTTCCCCATAATCTATAAGATCTGGACATTCCCACATGTATCCCATCTCAACAACTCCATCAATCGTTGTCTCATCGATGACACGATTCAGTGACCAATCATATAAATTATCTGACTTGTAGGAGACGACCGCCCCGCTTCCCGACTCGGTTTGGGCTCCAATCAACATGATCCAGGCATCATCTTGACGTACGACTTTAGGATCGCGGAAGTGGGCCGTGTACCCTTTAGGCAAATAGACGACCGGTCCTTGCTTATGAAAGCTAACTCCGTCATCAGAAATGGCCAGACACTGATACGTTTCCCGCCCATTGCTCGATTTGACGTTTCCTGTATAGAACAAATATAGTCTTTCGTTCCAAACCACGGCACTTCCTGAGTAGCAGCCATTTTTTTCGTACCATTCAACTGGTGCAAGAGCAGGTGGTTGCAACTTCCACTTTAATAGATTTGTCGAAATGGCATGTCCCCAAAATTTCGCCCCATGTGATGTTTCGAACGGATTCCATTGGAAGAATAGATGATAGTTTCCTTTGAAGAAGACTAATCCGTTAGGGTCATTGATTAATCCTGATGGCGCATCGAGGTGAAACGTTAGTCGATGTGGATCTTTATCATCATCTCGTTTAGCCAACTCTTCCTGTACTGCTTGGCGCATGCTTTGCTCTCTGTCTGTCATGCGTAATCTCCTTTCAAGTTATGCACTCATTTTCGTCTCTGTCTCAAGCTCTTTCTTCATTTGATCTGAATAGCCAAACATCCACGTCAATACAAAGGCAACCGCAATGGCGACGATATTGACGAGAAGGTAAAGCAATACTTGTCCATTCAAGTAAAGAAGTGTCCCCGGAATCACTGTCACAGCCATCCCTGTTGCTTTTAATCCGAATAGAGAAGCTAGGAAACCTCCAGCAGCACCACCGATCAACCCCATAACAAACGGTTTACCATAGCGAAGATTAACCCCGAAAATCGCAGGTTCAGTGATACCAAGAAATGCTGAGAATGATGAAGGAAGCGCTAGGGCTTTCAATTTCTTCGATTTGGTCTTCAATCCGACTGCTAACGCGGCACCTCCTTGAGCGGCAACCGAACAAGTGACGATCGCATTGTAAGGATTAGATTTGTACTCGGCGAGCAATTGGATTTCCAACATGTTAAAGACGTGATGAACGCCAGTAATGACAATTAATTGGTTCAGTCCTCCAATGATGAGGCCACTAATTCCAAAAGGCCAACTCAATACGGTCGTAGCAGCATCTAAAATGACCTGTTCTACAGAATGGAAGATTGGACCTACCACTAGAAGTGACACGACAATCATAATTAACAGCGTCATGAAAGGTGTGATGATGAGGTCTAACGTTTCAGGAACCCGGGTGCGAATTCGCCGCTCCAATTTTGCACCTAATATACCAGCTATAAATGCTGGTAAAACCGAACCTTGATATCCGACGACAGGTATCCAATCGAACAACATGATCGCCTCTGCATCACCACTTGCTACAGCGTATGCGTTAGGCAAGGATGGTGAGACAAGCATCAACCCTAAAACCATACCGATAATCGGGGTGCCACCGAACACTCGGAACGTCGACCAAGCGATCAAAGCTGGTAAAAAGATAAATGCGGTATCTGTAAGAACTTGCGTAAACAGTAGGAAGTTTTGGGGGACAGAATCAGGCGTTACTCCAAACCAAGCGAGAACCTCTTCTTGGAGCAATAATCCTCGTAACCCCATGAACAACCCAGTAGCCACAAGTACTGGGATAATCGGGACAAACACGTCACCAAAAGTTCGAATGGCTTGCTGGAAGCGACTACTCTTTTGAACGGCTGCATGTTTCATGTCGGAAGATGAAGAATCATTTAATCCTAGTTGTACTATCTCTTCATAGATTCGATTCACAGTACCTGTTCCTAAAATGACTTGAAATTGTCCGGCATTGTAGAACGCGCCTTTAACTTTTTCAACGTTCTCAACTTTAGCTTGATCGACCTGATTGATATCTTTTACCATGAATCGGAGCCGTGTCGCACAATGTGCCACAGACTCCACATTCTCTTGGCCACCGATAGCAACCAAAATTTCTTCCGCGATTGAACGATTAGTTGACATATAGCTCTCCCCTTTCTGAAATTGTGGAATCGATTCCACATAGTATAAAAAAATATGGAATCGATTCCCTATCGCGTTAAAAAAAGATGCAATCGACTTTGAAAACGATTACATCAATTAATATAACATCCTCTATTCAAGAAGTCTATGAGAAATTACTTTCGTCGAGATGGTCTTCTTTCCTTCAATTTGTGTCAGTAACAACTCTGCTGCACTTTTCCCCGCTTCTTCAATTGGGAAATCGATAGTCAACAAAGAAGGAATGACATATCTCGAAAGTTCAGATGTACCCATTCCCGCTAAGAGGACTTCTTTAGGGACTTCAATTTGTTTATGTTTCAAGTACTCGAAAGCCCCTACAGCAAGACGATCCGTAGCGGCAATAACGACATCTGGATGGCCAAGCCCTGCTTCTATGATTACCTTCATTCCGTCTTGACCAGACTTTATATCAAATGTGCCACTCCAATCCCATTCAAGTGGAAGTTGAATGTTTGCATCTTCCAGGGCACTTCGCACGCCTCCTCTACGCATGACACCAACCGAATAGTCAGTATCGGCTACACCTAAATAAGCAATTTTTTTATGCCCATTCTCAATTAACTTGTTAGTCAATTCTTTGGCGGCTGAAAAATCATCGAACACCACGTTATACATTTCAGGATAAGGTTGTCCGACTACAACGTTTGGAACGTTGGTTTCTTTTAAAACGTTTTGCAATTCATTACTGACATGAGTTGCCGATAAAATAATACCGTCGACGTTTCTACTTTTTAGCAACCTCAAAGATTCTGTTTCTTTTTCAATCGATAAATTCGTATTGACCAATAAGATTTGATACCCTTTGGCCGCGAGAACGTCATCAATACCTTTTACAAGTCGGCTCGATGTTTCTGTACTTATTTTGGGAAGAACGACACCTACTACTTTTGATTTTTTAGTTCGTAGCGACTTGGCACTTTCACTTGGAACATAACCGGTCTCTTCGATTACTTTCAATACCCGGAGACGAGCGGCTTCACTCACATAACCAGAGTCATTTAATACGCGAGAAACCGTTGTTCTTGATACCCCAGCTTTTGACGCAATTTCATTTATGGTTGCCATCGTTTTACACCTCATTAATACCGCTGTTCTTTATTAGTTTACTGTTTTTCTAGCATATTTGATACCTCCCAACAGTATCTTTTAATCAAATGAAAGGGACCCAATCAACTTCTTGATTTGGTCCCTCCTTGTCATGTTATCGGTCTTCAAAGAACCATTTCTTACGCGGTTCCACTTTCAAGTTGTCCCCGTGTTTCTTCATCTCGGTGATGAGGTAACGTTCGAGTTCGTTCATTGCCTTGACCCAGTCTGTCATCGTCGCGACGAGCGGGACGACGGTCAAGATAAGGTCCTCCTCTTCATCCCGCATCTTCTCGATCATCAGCTTCGCGAAGTCGAAGTTCTCATGGATCAGATCCTCTTCTCGGTCGATGATGTGCTCGTTCTCGAGTTCATACGCTGAAAACAAGCGCTCATGTCGTCTGAGCAAATGCCGCATATGACGCATCAGTTCGTCCTCAAGCTGCGGTGGTAAATGTTCGAGCGTCAAATAATCACCGTATAGCTTGTCGAGCACGTGGATGGCGGCACTGTTCGTATCGATCATCTTCGACTTCAAGACCGCCCGGCGATAAATCGGCGTCTTTTTCTCGAGCCAACGGTTGGCTTTAATCTCTTCTTCAAAGAAGTCGTATGTCGCTTTTGAGCCTCTATGTTTCTTTTTCGTCTCCTCAAGTGACTCGAACGACGAGCGTCCCCCTTCTGTTTCCGAGAACAGACGGGCAATACGGACGGCCATTTGGAAGACGGTCGTAATCTCATCCTCAAGCTTTCGCTCATAACGCGGCGGGAACAAGAGCGCGTTGACGAGAAGCGCCACCGTGATCCCCATCATGATGAGCAAGTAACGTTCTCCGGCGAACATCCAGACGGGCATGTCCGATTGGCTCGCCCCTTCCATGATCAGAATCGTCGTCAAGATGACGGTCCGGGTCGTCGACTCGAGGTTCAAGAAGAGAAGGATCGAGATGGCGATGATGATGACGACGCCAATGGCGATCGGCGTCGGGTTCGGCGTCAACATTAACGAGAAGACGGCGAGCAAAGCCCCGATCAAGTTCCCTTTTAGTTCTTCTAGTAGCCGGACTCCCGTCTGATAGACGGACGGTAATAACGCGAGCGAGGCCGCTAGCGCCGGTACGACAATCTGTTCAAATTGAAATGCCTCGGCGATGAGTAACACCAAGGCGACGGATATCCCGGTCTTGATTGTTCTAGCTCCAAATCTCATGCGGTGTCGACAACGAAGTGTCTTCCTCCCTTATACACGTCTTAACTTTTTGTATCCCACTTGCCATGCCCTGAAACCTCATAACATTTCAAGCCGTTGTCCCCTGTTTCGAGAGCGCTTCCGTGGTATGATGGCGTTGGATATTTTCTTTAATCTTGATGGGGAGGGGTTTACTTGTCAACCATTGCTTTATTTGGAGGGAGCGGCCGCACGGGGATGCGGTTGCTCGAACGTTTATTAGAAGACGGACACGACGTCAGACTCTTGTCACGCCGCGAGGTCGAACCGAAGGCTCGTCTCACGGTCATCATCGGGGACGCGACCGATGCGGATGCCATCGCGGAGACGGTGAAATCGGCCGACGTCGTCATGTCGGCGCTCGGGACGGATAAGCAGGACGTCTTGTCCCGCTTCACGCCGCTCGTCATCTCGGCGATGCAAGCAGCCGGAATCAAGCGCATCTTGACGGTCGGGACGGCCGGCATCTTGCAGGCACATGATTCTGACAACTATCGTTTCGAGACCCGCGAGTCGAAACGTTCGATGACGACCGCGGCCGAGGATCACGCCCGGGCGTATGAACTGCTCGACGCGTCGACTCTCGATTATACAACCGTCTGCCCGACGCAATTGATTGAAGATGCGTCCGTCGGGAACATCGTCATCACAGCTGACGTGCTCGGGACACAGAACTCGGGACCGATCTCGCGTGACGACGTGGCAGATCTCGTCATTCAAGCTTGGGAGAACAACTCATATCGTAGACATCGCGTCGGCATCACGACGGAATCATAAGTAGGGGATGGGGATTTATGAACGAACAACGCATGCGCCTCGCGCAATTGACCGACGTATTTGACATGCAAGCTGAGACCGAATCGGCTCGTCTCGCCAAGACCGCACTCCGAAAAGTGACACAAAATGAGATTTGGATTGCTGTCTGTGGTCATTTCTCGGCTGGTAAGTCGACACTTCTCAACAATTGGCTCGGGGACGGTGTGTTACCGACGAGTCCGATTCCGACGAGTGCGAATATCGTGACGCTTCGACATGGGGAAATCGGTGCATCCGTCGCCGTCAACGACACAGATTGGATTCGACTCGCGCCGGATGAGCTCGACCGTTTGAGCGACTACTGCAAAATCGAAGAGATTAAAGAAGTCGAGTACGCTCTGTCCCGCTTCCCGTTCGGAAGCGACGTCGTCCTCATGGACACGCCCGGGATTGACTCGACCGATGAACGGCACCGTCAAGCGACGGAACGATCCCTCTTCCTCGCCGACCATCTGTTCTTCATGATGGACTACAATCACGTCCAGTCCGAACAAAACATCAAACTGATGAAACAGTTCAGCGCCGAAGGGCGTCCCTACTCAATTATTATCAACCAAATCGATAAGCACGATGAAGGAGAGCTTCCATTCAGTACGTTCAAACGCTCGCTCGAGACCGCCTTCACTCGTCACGCCATCAATCCGGACGATATGTTCTACATCTCGCTCCGTGAGCTCGATCACCCAGAAAATGAGGTCGAACGCCTCCGGACGCACGTCCAAGCCGTCATCGACGCCGCGCGGGAACATTCGGAAGCACGCGCCGACTTGCTCGTCGACACGTTGCTCGCCCGGTCTACTCGTGCGAATGACGCGCTCCTGAACGAGTTACCGGTCGTCGAGAAGCAGCCGACGGAGATTCAAGCCCGCCTGCAACGCCTCGACAAGAAGGCGATATGGCTCACCGCGTTCCACCGCGAGTTCTTCAAACACCAGACACCGATCGTCGCGAGCGCGCCGATCATGAATTATGAGTTCCGTGAACTGTTGCGGGACTATCTCGAGAGTTGTGCGCCGGAGTTCAAGGTCGGCCTGTTCTTCTCAAAAGACAAGACGCGCCAGGAACGCCTGCGTCGCGAAGACATCGCCGTCAAGGAGTTCAACCGATTGATCGATACGAACCTTCGCCCCCACTTGATCAAGTACGCCGAAGACATCGTCCGCGATTTGAAACTGCCCGAGGCGATTTTGTCCCGTCCGGATACGTTACCGACTGCACCGAGCACGCTCATCAGTGACCAAGTGAAGTCCGGTGCATCGCTCAGTGGTGACACGGTGCTTCAATTCAGCCGCGACATCGAGTCGGCCCTCGCCTCTTGGGTGACGAAAGTGTCCGAACCGTGGGTCACGTCCGTCGAAACGTATCTTGAGGTTGAAGGCCAAGACCGAATCCATTCCATCGAGACCGAGCAAGACGAATTGTATGACATGCTCGACACGCTGGCGCTAAAACGTCAGCTGGCGGAACAGAGAGACGAGCTCACCCATTACACGACACGTGACCTCTCGGATTCGCGTTTGACGGACCTTGAGACCCGTCACTACGTCACGGCCGGCCAATTACCGCAGAAACAAGTCGAACATCAGCAACAAGAAGTTGCCTCGACCTCGCTTCTGGTGGATGATATCACCGCTTTGTCGTTTGATTTTTCTTATGAATATGCGGTATGTGAAATATTAGAGAACCATCCGTTATTCAAGTCACGCGTCAAATCGCTCCGTCATAAATTGGCCCGGGCCGAATCCGAGACGTACACGCTCGCCATCTTCGGGGCATTCTCGTCCGGCAAATCGTCGACGTTGAACGCGTTGCTCGGTGAGACTGTGCTCCCGACGTCACCGAACCCACTGACGGCGTCGATCACGAAAATCGTGCCGCCGAACGGCCGTGCCAACAAGAGCGCGTTGATCACGTTCAAGACACGTGCCGAACTCGAGGCCGAGCTGAACGGTTACGGGGCGTCACTCGACGCACTCCATCTCGACCACCCGTTCGTAAACGCCGTCAAGAACGCTCCCCTGTCCTATCTCGGTAGCCAGAAGACGGTCGACTATGACACGTTCTGCTCGTTCGTTACGGAGGAAGAGAAGAGCTGTATCGTCAAAGAGATCGAGCTCGCCATCGACTCCCCTTGGGCCGAACGTGGCATCATCTTCGTCGACACGCCGGGTGCCGACTCGCAGTTCAACCGTCATAGCGAGGTACAGTTCGGCTATATGCGTGACGCCGACGCCGTCCTGTTCGTGACGTATTACAATCACGCCTTCACCGAGGCCGACCGTGAACTCGTCATCCAGCTCGGACGTGTCCAAGGGACAGGTGACCATCACATGTTCTTCCTCGTCAACGCGTCCGATTTGGCGGCGGATGAGGCGGAACAGCTTGCCGTCACCGATTATGTGTCGAACCAGTTGACGAAGCTCGGAGTCCGTCATCCGACGGTGCTACCGATTTCGAGCCGGAACGCCATCCAGGGCACGGACGCCGGGTTCGACCGATTCTCGGTCAAGCTCGAGCAATTCGTCGACCACGATTTGCGTCAGGCGAACGCGGTCCGCATCAAAGATGAGGCACATGCCCTCGTCACCGCGTTCGAGGACGTCGTCCGCGAGGCCGAAGCGGATGCGAGCGTCAAGGCGGCCCGCCGTGACAAGCTCGAACAAGTGCGCACGTCTGACAATCGTCTCAACGTCACGACGCTCGAAAACCCGTTCCAGCGCGAGACGGACGAGTTGCTCGCCCACCTCGAAACCCGCTCGCTCCTCCGGCTGTCGGACTTCGTCAAAGAGACGTTCCACCCGATCGAGGTCGATGGATCGAAGGCGAGCCTCGAGCGCGCCCTCAGCCGGACACTCGACAAGTATGCGTATGACATCCATCAAGAGCTGCAAGTGTTCCAATATCGGCTCGAGCGCTTCTTGAAACGGGAGACGGAACGCTTGATCGAGCGCGAGACGCTCAAACTGCGTCCGCTCTTGCCGACGTTGTCTTTCGAAGACGACATCGACATCGATTGGCTCCGCGACGCCGTCGACCCGGTCACGTTCGAGGCGGCCCCTTTCCGTCCCGTCTTAAAGCACTATAAGAATGCGAACCAGTTCTTCGAAGGCGATGGCCGGACGAAGTTGCGCGACGACTTGAGCGCCCTGTTGAAGACGGCGGTGCGTGAACAGCTTGCGCGCGTCGGAAGTCATCAAGTCGAACGGACGGCGACGCACCTTGCCGCGCTCGAGACGACGCTCAGCCAGGACTGGGACCGTGAAGTGAACGACCTCGTCGCCGGTGAATTGAGCGTGCTCTCGGACGGACAATCGTTCCAAGACATGACACAGCGCCTCGCTGCGCTCAGAAAGGACTGAACGCATGGGTTCTTTGTTGCTCGTCGGATTGATTCCGGCCGTCATCATGACGGTCGCACTCGGCTTGTTTATCCGCCATCTGTATCTGAATAGAGAGTAGACTTTGAAGGATGGGACCGAAACCGGCCCCATCCTTTTTTCACGTCGTCATAAACCGACTTCAAACCACTCCTTGACGGTCCCAAAGCTTTTCGACGCTCAATAGTTCTTGTTGATTGAACGTCACTTTATATACGTCCGGCATATCGAGTTCTTTCCAGAACGTATAGCCATACTGTTCATCAAAATAATTGAGGATCAGCACCATGATATTCCCATGCGTACCGATTGCGATTCGCTTTCCTTCGTATTGGTCGAGTAGTGACTGAATCGCACGGACTCCCCGCTGTTGAGCGACAACGTTCGATTCGCCGCCTTCCCATGCAAAAGTAGGATCTTCCCACACTTTTGTCATCGCCAGGGTAAAATTCTCGGCCGGCTCTGTCATCAATGTCCGCTCTCTCAAGTCATCGATGAGCAGAACTTCTGTTTCAATCTGGTCAGCAATCCCTTGGACGGTTTGAATAGCTCGTTTATATGGACTCGAAACGACGAGATCAATCTTTTCTTCACTCAAGGTGTTCGTGATGTTACGGACGTCTCTCTCTCCCTTTTCAGATAAGGGTCTCGTCCATTCATCGGCTGTATATGTAGAGTGTGCATGTCTTACGAAATATAAGGTCGTCATGTCATCGTCTCCCATTCTATGTATGTCATCATTCACTATTATTCCACTGATACTTATTGTAAAATTATCCAGCGTGACTTCATTATAATCCTCAAAAAGAGCATAACGCCTACATATTTTTTTTCGATGAAGACGACATCGAAGTTGGAACGGTGAGAATATACCGTGAGAGTTCACGATGTAAGCCGCAAAAATATAGGTTGATGGGAGAGGCAAACATGAAAAGCAGAATTCACATACTGGGCGCTTCGGGCTCCGGCACGTCAACACTTGGCGACGCGTTAGCGAACATCTTGCCGCATACTCATCTGGATACGGACGATTATTTCTGGACCACCAAGTTCACCGAACCGAGACCCGTCCCTGAACGACGCGAGATGCTCAAAGAAGAGTTGTTCCAATCTGAACGGTGGATTCTGTCAGGGTCACTTGTCGGCTGGGGCGACTGCTTCATGCCCTATTTTGATTTGGTTATCTTTTTATGGATTCCGCCCGACGTT
This genomic interval carries:
- a CDS encoding PH domain-containing protein is translated as MSDIETTPTSFSGTLPIEARAVFRLSSAIFYLIGLVITGGLVAAALYFDWPTWLQYTMYVLLAIDLIYSVIDIVVFQKWKQERFTYDVKPLEIRLHHGIITTHDVLIPMTKVQYVHAQQGPLLRKYGLQTITIGTAAGSHDIYAIEESFAKSLREQIAVYARIEEEDVV
- a CDS encoding WGR domain-containing protein, with product MKTFLLHSSKFWNIRVGSDSFAVHYGKLGTIGKVQIKYFESEDICRKEAQKLIRQKLRKGYVETDIEWDDLMYVDDPEVGPDRLTAHPRFNAHFQDDYYLDCTDEYSPFGSDEGADVLVMFEDAIRKDRDIDFLVGAYDIVSGWMERDVSSPDDWATYEYGFDCDVAVMSSAFASIKLTGHLDAALQEEGVAALDRLIQQVEPEDRPRFESMSVQLNSFPTSI
- a CDS encoding glycoside hydrolase family 32 protein yields the protein MTDREQSMRQAVQEELAKRDDDKDPHRLTFHLDAPSGLINDPNGLVFFKGNYHLFFQWNPFETSHGAKFWGHAISTNLLKWKLQPPALAPVEWYEKNGCYSGSAVVWNERLYLFYTGNVKSSNGRETYQCLAISDDGVSFHKQGPVVYLPKGYTAHFRDPKVVRQDDAWIMLIGAQTESGSGAVVSYKSDNLYDWSLNRVIDETTIDGVVEMGYMWECPDLIDYGEQNILMMSPQGMEPIGLSFHNLFQSGYVVSSNNQVDLEQPFGPFRELDHGFDFYAPQSYKLPDGRRILIAWMGMSDETEAYHPTIHNGWVHALTIPRELRWNGHNLLQSPVRELSEMRSSRKWEGNLLNGMTIPYSQSGTLELMIEPADEGNDCFTLNFHDEVFLSYNKQTKRFTLKRRHLKTGMDEVRQCQLDELTKLHVIIDQSSIEVFINDGSTTFTTRFFPDERTGILLQDGVSCHVNMWVLHS
- a CDS encoding sucrose-specific PTS transporter subunit IIBC gives rise to the protein MSTNRSIAEEILVAIGGQENVESVAHCATRLRFMVKDINQVDQAKVENVEKVKGAFYNAGQFQVILGTGTVNRIYEEIVQLGLNDSSSSDMKHAAVQKSSRFQQAIRTFGDVFVPIIPVLVATGLFMGLRGLLLQEEVLAWFGVTPDSVPQNFLLFTQVLTDTAFIFLPALIAWSTFRVFGGTPIIGMVLGLMLVSPSLPNAYAVASGDAEAIMLFDWIPVVGYQGSVLPAFIAGILGAKLERRIRTRVPETLDLIITPFMTLLIMIVVSLLVVGPIFHSVEQVILDAATTVLSWPFGISGLIIGGLNQLIVITGVHHVFNMLEIQLLAEYKSNPYNAIVTCSVAAQGGAALAVGLKTKSKKLKALALPSSFSAFLGITEPAIFGVNLRYGKPFVMGLIGGAAGGFLASLFGLKATGMAVTVIPGTLLYLNGQVLLYLLVNIVAIAVAFVLTWMFGYSDQMKKELETETKMSA
- a CDS encoding LacI family DNA-binding transcriptional regulator, with protein sequence MATINEIASKAGVSRTTVSRVLNDSGYVSEAARLRVLKVIEETGYVPSESAKSLRTKKSKVVGVVLPKISTETSSRLVKGIDDVLAAKGYQILLVNTNLSIEKETESLRLLKSRNVDGIILSATHVSNELQNVLKETNVPNVVVGQPYPEMYNVVFDDFSAAKELTNKLIENGHKKIAYLGVADTDYSVGVMRRGGVRSALEDANIQLPLEWDWSGTFDIKSGQDGMKVIIEAGLGHPDVVIAATDRLAVGAFEYLKHKQIEVPKEVLLAGMGTSELSRYVIPSLLTIDFPIEEAGKSAAELLLTQIEGKKTISTKVISHRLLE
- a CDS encoding FUSC family protein codes for the protein MRFGARTIKTGISVALVLLIAEAFQFEQIVVPALAASLALLPSVYQTGVRLLEELKGNLIGALLAVFSLMLTPNPTPIAIGVVIIIAISILLFLNLESTTRTVILTTILIMEGASQSDMPVWMFAGERYLLIMMGITVALLVNALLFPPRYERKLEDEITTVFQMAVRIARLFSETEGGRSSFESLEETKKKHRGSKATYDFFEEEIKANRWLEKKTPIYRRAVLKSKMIDTNSAAIHVLDKLYGDYLTLEHLPPQLEDELMRHMRHLLRRHERLFSAYELENEHIIDREEDLIHENFDFAKLMIEKMRDEEEDLILTVVPLVATMTDWVKAMNELERYLITEMKKHGDNLKVEPRKKWFFEDR
- a CDS encoding NAD(P)-dependent oxidoreductase, encoding MSTIALFGGSGRTGMRLLERLLEDGHDVRLLSRREVEPKARLTVIIGDATDADAIAETVKSADVVMSALGTDKQDVLSRFTPLVISAMQAAGIKRILTVGTAGILQAHDSDNYRFETRESKRSMTTAAEDHARAYELLDASTLDYTTVCPTQLIEDASVGNIVITADVLGTQNSGPISRDDVADLVIQAWENNSYRRHRVGITTES
- a CDS encoding dynamin family protein — protein: MNEQRMRLAQLTDVFDMQAETESARLAKTALRKVTQNEIWIAVCGHFSAGKSTLLNNWLGDGVLPTSPIPTSANIVTLRHGEIGASVAVNDTDWIRLAPDELDRLSDYCKIEEIKEVEYALSRFPFGSDVVLMDTPGIDSTDERHRQATERSLFLADHLFFMMDYNHVQSEQNIKLMKQFSAEGRPYSIIINQIDKHDEGELPFSTFKRSLETAFTRHAINPDDMFYISLRELDHPENEVERLRTHVQAVIDAAREHSEARADLLVDTLLARSTRANDALLNELPVVEKQPTEIQARLQRLDKKAIWLTAFHREFFKHQTPIVASAPIMNYEFRELLRDYLESCAPEFKVGLFFSKDKTRQERLRREDIAVKEFNRLIDTNLRPHLIKYAEDIVRDLKLPEAILSRPDTLPTAPSTLISDQVKSGASLSGDTVLQFSRDIESALASWVTKVSEPWVTSVETYLEVEGQDRIHSIETEQDELYDMLDTLALKRQLAEQRDELTHYTTRDLSDSRLTDLETRHYVTAGQLPQKQVEHQQQEVASTSLLVDDITALSFDFSYEYAVCEILENHPLFKSRVKSLRHKLARAESETYTLAIFGAFSSGKSSTLNALLGETVLPTSPNPLTASITKIVPPNGRANKSALITFKTRAELEAELNGYGASLDALHLDHPFVNAVKNAPLSYLGSQKTVDYDTFCSFVTEEEKSCIVKEIELAIDSPWAERGIIFVDTPGADSQFNRHSEVQFGYMRDADAVLFVTYYNHAFTEADRELVIQLGRVQGTGDHHMFFLVNASDLAADEAEQLAVTDYVSNQLTKLGVRHPTVLPISSRNAIQGTDAGFDRFSVKLEQFVDHDLRQANAVRIKDEAHALVTAFEDVVREAEADASVKAARRDKLEQVRTSDNRLNVTTLENPFQRETDELLAHLETRSLLRLSDFVKETFHPIEVDGSKASLERALSRTLDKYAYDIHQELQVFQYRLERFLKRETERLIERETLKLRPLLPTLSFEDDIDIDWLRDAVDPVTFEAAPFRPVLKHYKNANQFFEGDGRTKLRDDLSALLKTAVREQLARVGSHQVERTATHLAALETTLSQDWDREVNDLVAGELSVLSDGQSFQDMTQRLAALRKD